A DNA window from Burkholderia sp. HI2500 contains the following coding sequences:
- a CDS encoding IscS subfamily cysteine desulfurase, whose protein sequence is MTQDTLHLPIYMDYSATTPVDPRVVDKMVPYLREQFGNPASRSHAYGWDAERAVEEARENVAALVNADPREIIWTSGATESDNLAIKGAANFYKGKGKHIITVKTEHKAVLDTCRELERDGFEVTYLDVKDDGLIDLDVFKAALRPDTILVSVMHVNNEIGVIQDIETIGEICREKGIVFHVDAAQSTGKVAIDLAKLKVDLMSFSAHKTYGPKGIGALYVRRKPRVRIEAQMHGGGHERGMRSGTLATHQIVGMGEAFRIAREEMATENERIRMLRDKLLRGLSQIEETYVNGDMERRVPHNLNISFNFVEGESLIMAIKDVAVSSGSACTSASLEPSYVLRALGRNDELAHSSIRFTVGRFTTEQEVDFVVNLLNSKIAKLRELSPLWEMHQEGIDLSTIEWAAH, encoded by the coding sequence ATGACCCAAGACACTCTCCACCTGCCCATCTATATGGATTACAGCGCGACGACGCCGGTCGACCCGCGCGTGGTCGACAAGATGGTGCCGTACCTGCGCGAGCAGTTCGGCAACCCGGCGTCGCGCAGCCACGCGTATGGCTGGGACGCGGAGCGTGCGGTCGAGGAAGCGCGCGAGAACGTGGCCGCGCTCGTGAACGCGGATCCGCGCGAGATCATCTGGACGTCCGGCGCAACGGAATCGGACAACCTCGCGATCAAGGGTGCCGCGAACTTCTACAAGGGCAAGGGCAAGCACATCATCACGGTGAAGACCGAGCACAAGGCCGTGCTCGACACCTGCCGCGAGCTCGAGCGCGACGGTTTCGAAGTCACCTACCTCGACGTGAAGGATGACGGCCTGATCGACCTCGACGTGTTCAAGGCCGCACTGCGCCCGGACACGATCCTCGTGTCGGTGATGCACGTGAACAACGAGATCGGCGTGATCCAGGACATCGAGACGATCGGTGAGATCTGCCGCGAGAAGGGCATCGTGTTCCACGTCGACGCCGCACAGTCGACCGGCAAGGTCGCGATCGACCTCGCGAAGCTGAAGGTCGACCTGATGTCGTTCTCGGCACACAAGACCTACGGCCCGAAGGGCATCGGTGCGCTGTACGTGCGTCGCAAGCCGCGTGTGCGCATCGAAGCGCAGATGCACGGTGGCGGCCACGAGCGCGGCATGCGTTCGGGCACGCTGGCGACGCACCAGATCGTCGGCATGGGCGAAGCGTTCCGTATCGCACGTGAAGAAATGGCGACGGAAAACGAGCGCATCCGCATGCTGCGCGACAAGCTGCTGCGCGGCCTGTCGCAAATCGAGGAAACGTACGTGAACGGCGACATGGAGCGCCGTGTCCCGCACAACCTCAACATCAGTTTCAACTTCGTCGAAGGCGAGTCGCTGATCATGGCGATCAAGGACGTCGCGGTGTCGTCGGGCTCCGCATGCACGTCGGCGTCGCTGGAGCCGTCGTACGTGCTGCGTGCGCTCGGCCGCAACGACGAGCTGGCCCACAGCTCGATCCGCTTCACGGTCGGCCGCTTCACGACGGAGCAGGAAGTCGACTTCGTGGTCAACCTGCTGAACAGCAAGATCGCGAAGCTGCGCGAACTCTCGCCGCTCTGGGAAATGCACCAGGAAGGCATCGATCTGTCGACGATCGAATGGGCCGCACACTGA
- the iscR gene encoding Fe-S cluster assembly transcriptional regulator IscR: MRLTTKGRFAVTAMIDLALRQEQGPVTLAGISQRQRISLSYLEQLFGKLRRHEIVESVRGPGGGYNLARRAQDVTVADIIIAVDEPLDATQCGGKGTCDGSKQPDGHCMTHELWSTLNQKMVEYLDSVSLQDLVDQQRAREGAPAVLRDRRTPEPVAAPAEPVRTMPLGPNSVFNIASS; this comes from the coding sequence ATGAGACTCACCACCAAAGGCCGTTTCGCCGTCACGGCGATGATTGACTTGGCACTGCGCCAGGAGCAGGGCCCGGTGACGCTTGCAGGCATCAGCCAGCGCCAGCGGATTTCGCTCTCGTATCTCGAACAGCTGTTCGGCAAGCTGCGCAGGCATGAAATCGTCGAATCCGTGCGCGGCCCGGGCGGCGGCTACAACCTCGCGCGTCGCGCGCAGGACGTCACCGTTGCCGACATCATCATCGCGGTCGATGAACCGCTCGACGCCACGCAGTGCGGCGGCAAAGGCACGTGCGACGGCTCGAAGCAGCCCGACGGCCATTGCATGACGCACGAGCTGTGGTCGACGCTGAACCAGAAGATGGTCGAATACCTCGATTCGGTGTCGCTGCAGGATCTCGTCGATCAGCAGCGCGCTCGCGAGGGCGCACCTGCGGTGCTGCGCGACCGGCGCACGCCGGAGCCCGTTGCGGCGCCGGCCGAGCCGGTTCGCACGATGCCGCTCGGCCCCAATTCGGTGTTCAACATCGCGAGTTCGTGA
- a CDS encoding low molecular weight protein-tyrosine-phosphatase → MTRVSICFVCLGNICRSPTAEGVMRHQVDAAALADRIAIDSAGTGDWHVGEPPDTRAQAAARGRGYDLSALRARQVSAADFERFDLLLAMDEANLAKLRRRCPPQHRDKVRLLMEFAPDSAETEVADPYFGGTQGFEQVLDQVERACAGLLETLRARTER, encoded by the coding sequence ATGACCCGCGTTTCGATCTGTTTCGTCTGTCTCGGCAACATCTGCCGTTCGCCCACCGCGGAAGGCGTGATGCGTCACCAGGTCGACGCGGCCGCGCTGGCGGACCGGATCGCGATCGATTCGGCCGGTACCGGCGACTGGCATGTCGGCGAGCCGCCGGATACGCGTGCGCAGGCTGCCGCTCGCGGCCGCGGCTACGACCTGTCGGCGCTGCGCGCACGACAGGTGAGCGCGGCGGATTTCGAGCGCTTCGACCTGTTGCTCGCGATGGACGAGGCGAATCTCGCGAAGCTGCGCCGCCGCTGCCCGCCGCAGCATCGCGACAAGGTGCGCCTGCTGATGGAATTCGCGCCGGATTCGGCCGAGACCGAGGTAGCCGACCCCTATTTCGGCGGTACGCAGGGCTTCGAGCAGGTGCTCGATCAGGTCGAGCGCGCGTGCGCGGGCCTGCTGGAGACGCTCAGGGCCCGTACGGAGCGCTGA
- a CDS encoding lactate utilization protein B → MQVQSMHFKARAGQKLADQRLQQNLKKLSTKFVSARADAMTAIDFPATRAALKDRRNRALENLDVWLAAFEREATRRGTTVLFAETTEDAARLVADIARRHDVKKVIKTKSMVSEEMRLNAVLAEMGVQSIETDLGEYILQINDNEPPSHIIAPVVHKDKDEIADLFARTHHRERLTEIPDMTREAREVLRPHFMSADMGVTGGNFVIAETGSVAIVTNEGNEGMCTVMPRVHVAVTGIEKVLPTLEDLATAMRLLPRSATGQKTSNYFSLLTGPRGPGDEDGPEHNYVVLVDGGRTGLIGGEFQEMLRCIRCGACMNHCPVYQKVGGHAYGWVYPGPMGSVLTPSYVGLDRSLDLPQAATLCGECDSVCPAGIPLSHLLRTLREKQVERHLRPWRERAALAAWGFFARRPMLYALTTKVAVRILERLGGNGGTLRRLPMMGGWMDTRDMPTPTGRTFRELYAASQSHLG, encoded by the coding sequence ATGCAAGTCCAATCGATGCATTTCAAGGCGCGCGCCGGCCAGAAGCTGGCCGACCAGCGCCTGCAGCAGAACCTGAAGAAGCTGTCGACGAAGTTCGTGTCCGCGCGCGCCGACGCGATGACCGCGATCGACTTCCCGGCCACACGCGCCGCGCTGAAGGATCGCCGCAACCGCGCGCTGGAGAACCTCGACGTGTGGCTCGCGGCGTTCGAGCGCGAGGCGACGCGGCGCGGCACGACGGTGCTGTTCGCCGAAACGACCGAGGATGCCGCGCGGCTCGTGGCCGACATCGCGCGCCGTCACGACGTGAAGAAGGTCATCAAGACCAAGTCGATGGTGTCGGAGGAAATGCGCCTGAACGCGGTGCTCGCGGAAATGGGCGTGCAGTCGATCGAGACGGATCTCGGCGAATACATCCTGCAGATCAACGACAACGAGCCGCCGAGCCACATCATCGCGCCCGTCGTGCACAAGGACAAGGACGAGATCGCCGACCTGTTCGCGCGCACGCACCATCGCGAGCGGCTCACCGAGATTCCGGACATGACGCGCGAGGCGCGCGAGGTGCTGCGTCCGCATTTCATGTCGGCCGACATGGGCGTGACGGGCGGCAACTTCGTGATCGCCGAGACCGGTTCGGTCGCGATCGTGACGAACGAAGGGAACGAAGGCATGTGCACGGTAATGCCGCGCGTGCATGTGGCGGTGACGGGCATCGAGAAGGTGCTGCCGACGCTCGAGGATCTCGCGACCGCGATGCGCCTGCTGCCGCGCTCCGCGACCGGGCAGAAGACGTCGAACTATTTCTCGCTGCTGACCGGGCCGCGCGGGCCGGGCGACGAGGACGGCCCCGAGCACAACTACGTGGTGCTCGTCGACGGCGGCCGCACGGGGCTGATCGGCGGCGAATTCCAGGAGATGCTGCGCTGCATCCGTTGCGGTGCATGCATGAACCATTGCCCGGTGTACCAGAAGGTCGGCGGCCACGCGTACGGCTGGGTCTACCCGGGGCCGATGGGGTCCGTACTGACGCCGAGCTACGTCGGGCTCGATCGCTCACTCGACCTGCCGCAGGCCGCGACACTTTGCGGGGAATGCGACAGCGTGTGCCCGGCCGGGATTCCGTTGTCGCACCTGTTGCGCACGCTGCGCGAGAAGCAGGTCGAGCGACACCTGCGGCCGTGGCGCGAGCGGGCGGCGCTCGCCGCATGGGGTTTCTTCGCGCGCCGGCCGATGCTGTACGCGCTGACGACCAAGGTCGCTGTGCGCATCCTCGAGCGGCTGGGCGGCAACGGCGGCACGCTGCGGCGCCTGCCGATGATGGGCGGCTGGATGGACACACGCGACATGCCGACGCCGACCGGGCGCACGTTCCGCGAGCTGTACGCGGCGTCGCAAAGCCACCTCGGCTGA
- a CDS encoding (Fe-S)-binding protein, producing the protein MRVGLFVTCLVDLMRPEIGFSALKLIRDAGYEVIVPPAQTCCGQPAYNSGDRALARDLAEKTLCEFEQFDYVVAPSGSCGGMIRAHYGDLFRDDPELMGRYTRFQQKVYELTDFLANVAKVSLAPGEFTGPVTYHDSCSGLRELGVKAQPRALLAQRGIAVTEMKDCEHCCGFGGTFAVKYGDISAAIADEKCANVRASGTGAVVLGDLGCMLNIEGRLRRTGDRDTRVLHVAQVLAGDV; encoded by the coding sequence ATGCGAGTCGGTTTGTTCGTGACCTGCCTGGTCGATCTGATGCGCCCCGAAATCGGTTTTTCGGCGCTCAAGCTGATTCGCGACGCCGGCTACGAGGTGATCGTGCCGCCCGCGCAGACTTGCTGCGGCCAGCCGGCCTACAACTCGGGCGACCGTGCGCTCGCGCGTGATCTCGCGGAAAAGACGCTGTGCGAGTTCGAGCAGTTCGATTACGTCGTCGCGCCGTCGGGTTCATGCGGCGGGATGATCCGCGCGCACTATGGCGACCTGTTCCGCGACGACCCCGAACTGATGGGGCGCTACACGCGGTTCCAGCAGAAAGTGTATGAACTGACCGACTTCCTGGCGAACGTCGCGAAGGTGTCGCTCGCGCCGGGCGAATTCACGGGGCCCGTCACCTATCACGATTCGTGTTCGGGCCTGCGCGAACTCGGCGTGAAGGCGCAGCCGCGCGCGCTGCTCGCGCAGCGCGGCATCGCGGTCACCGAAATGAAGGACTGCGAGCACTGCTGCGGCTTCGGCGGCACGTTCGCGGTCAAGTACGGCGACATTTCGGCGGCCATTGCGGACGAGAAGTGCGCGAACGTGCGGGCGTCCGGCACGGGCGCCGTCGTGCTCGGCGATCTCGGCTGCATGCTGAACATCGAAGGGCGGTTGCGCCGCACCGGCGACCGCGACACGCGCGTGCTGCACGTCGCGCAGGTGCTGGCGGGCGACGTCTGA
- a CDS encoding IclR family transcriptional regulator yields MSQPTPDSKTSIQVIERMMRLLDALAAHSDPVSLKELAQRTELHPSTAHRILNDMVTCRLVDRSDPGTYRLGMRLLELGNLVKARLSVRDAALMPMRELHRLTGQTVNLSVRQGDEIVYIERAYSERSGMQVVRAIGGRAPLHLTSVGKLFLAADETSRVRAYATRTGLSGHTQNSITDIAKLERELTIVRQQSCARDNEELELGVRCIAAGIYDDSGKLVAGLSLSAPADRLQDAWLGQLSRTALTISESLGYRPAPAKDADGLQRQA; encoded by the coding sequence ATGAGCCAACCCACCCCGGATTCAAAAACGTCGATCCAGGTGATCGAACGCATGATGCGGCTGCTGGACGCGCTCGCCGCGCACAGCGACCCCGTCAGCCTGAAGGAGCTTGCGCAGCGGACGGAGCTGCACCCGTCGACTGCGCACCGTATCCTCAACGACATGGTGACCTGCCGTCTCGTCGACCGCTCCGATCCCGGCACGTACCGCCTCGGCATGCGGCTGCTGGAGCTCGGCAACCTCGTGAAGGCGCGCCTGTCGGTACGCGACGCGGCGCTGATGCCGATGCGCGAACTGCACCGCCTCACCGGGCAGACCGTGAACCTGTCGGTGCGCCAGGGCGACGAGATCGTCTACATCGAGCGTGCGTATTCGGAGCGCTCAGGGATGCAGGTCGTCCGCGCAATCGGTGGCCGCGCGCCGCTGCACCTCACGTCGGTCGGCAAGCTGTTCCTCGCGGCCGACGAAACGTCACGCGTGCGCGCGTATGCGACGCGCACGGGGCTGTCCGGCCATACGCAGAACAGCATCACCGACATCGCGAAGCTCGAGCGCGAGCTGACGATCGTGCGCCAGCAATCGTGCGCGCGCGACAACGAGGAGCTGGAGCTCGGCGTGCGCTGCATCGCGGCCGGCATCTACGACGATTCGGGCAAGCTCGTCGCGGGCCTGTCGCTGTCGGCGCCGGCCGATCGCCTCCAGGATGCGTGGCTCGGCCAGTTGAGCCGCACGGCCCTAACCATTTCGGAATCGCTCGGCTACCGGCCGGCGCCCGCGAAGGATGCGGACGGGCTGCAGCGGCAGGCGTAA
- the pbpG gene encoding D-alanyl-D-alanine endopeptidase, translating to MKAESFSPRRLLQSMTLGTAVSVAVALLATTASVAPADAFAATAKTQQAAKKKAVAPASSAKKKSAKASSDKSAKVAAADAPRAKASRKRVTLASNVHGGHHGAVRKVAFQPRRPTVGQAFGLHDTPDALALRSSVAYVVDQNSGEPLFDKNSHAVVPIASISKLMTAMVVLDSKTPMTDQLEVTDEDRDYEKGTGSRLSVGSVLSREDMLHIALMASENRAAAALSRYYPGGRPAFIAAMNAKAKSLGMTDTHFENSTGLSSSNVSSARDLVKMVNAAYQYPMIRQFSTDRTYEVYTGKRNLVYNSTNALIRGNGSWDIGLQKTGFINEAGECLVMQATIHGKPMVMVLLDSFGKYSRFADAARLRNWLDAGGGERLTAANTPNGGT from the coding sequence ATGAAAGCCGAATCGTTTTCACCGCGCAGATTGTTGCAGAGCATGACGCTCGGCACGGCTGTGTCGGTCGCAGTCGCCTTGCTGGCGACCACTGCGTCCGTCGCGCCTGCTGACGCCTTTGCCGCCACTGCGAAGACCCAACAAGCCGCCAAGAAAAAGGCTGTCGCTCCTGCTTCGTCCGCGAAGAAGAAGTCGGCCAAGGCCAGCTCCGACAAATCCGCGAAGGTCGCGGCCGCCGACGCGCCGCGCGCGAAGGCGTCGCGCAAGCGCGTGACGCTCGCGTCGAACGTGCATGGCGGCCATCACGGCGCGGTCCGCAAGGTCGCGTTCCAGCCGCGCCGGCCGACCGTCGGCCAGGCGTTCGGCCTGCACGACACGCCGGACGCGCTCGCGCTGCGTTCGAGCGTCGCGTACGTCGTCGACCAGAACTCGGGCGAGCCGTTGTTCGACAAGAATTCGCACGCCGTCGTGCCGATCGCGTCGATCTCGAAGCTGATGACGGCGATGGTCGTGCTCGACTCGAAGACGCCGATGACCGACCAGCTCGAAGTCACGGACGAAGACCGCGACTACGAGAAGGGCACGGGCTCGCGCCTGTCGGTCGGCTCGGTGCTGTCGCGTGAAGACATGCTGCACATCGCGCTGATGGCGTCGGAAAACCGCGCGGCCGCCGCGCTGTCGCGTTACTACCCGGGCGGCCGTCCGGCGTTTATCGCCGCGATGAACGCGAAGGCGAAGTCGCTCGGCATGACCGACACGCACTTCGAGAATTCGACGGGTCTGTCGAGCTCGAACGTGTCGAGCGCGCGCGATCTCGTGAAGATGGTCAACGCGGCGTACCAGTACCCGATGATTCGTCAGTTCTCGACCGATCGCACCTACGAGGTGTACACGGGCAAGCGCAACCTGGTCTACAACAGCACGAACGCGCTGATTCGCGGCAATGGCTCGTGGGACATCGGTCTGCAGAAGACGGGTTTCATCAACGAAGCGGGCGAGTGCCTCGTGATGCAGGCGACGATCCACGGCAAGCCGATGGTGATGGTGCTGCTCGATTCGTTCGGCAAGTATTCGCGCTTCGCCGATGCGGCGCGCCTGCGCAACTGGCTCGATGCCGGCGGCGGCGAGCGCCTGACGGCGGCCAACACGCCGAACGGCGGGACCTGA
- a CDS encoding phasin family protein — protein MSLLTPEQIAAAQKANLESLFGLTTKAFEGVEKLIELNLQVVKSTLAEGQENAQRLLSVKDAQELIALQASLSQPVAEKVLSYGRHLYEIASSTQAEFAKVAEAQFEEQNKKVQALVDNVAKNAPAGSETAVAALKSALNAANTTYETVQKATKQAVEIAETNFNAAAAVATKAATAAAARRTSKPAA, from the coding sequence ATGTCCTTGCTGACCCCCGAGCAAATCGCCGCCGCCCAGAAAGCCAACCTCGAAAGCCTGTTCGGTCTGACGACCAAGGCGTTCGAAGGCGTCGAAAAGCTGATCGAACTCAACCTGCAGGTCGTGAAGTCGACGCTGGCCGAAGGCCAGGAAAACGCACAGCGCCTGCTGTCGGTGAAGGACGCACAGGAACTGATCGCGCTGCAAGCCAGCCTGTCGCAGCCGGTCGCGGAAAAGGTGCTGTCGTACGGCCGTCACCTGTATGAAATCGCATCGTCGACGCAAGCCGAGTTCGCGAAGGTTGCTGAAGCGCAATTCGAAGAGCAGAACAAGAAGGTCCAGGCACTCGTCGACAACGTCGCGAAGAACGCCCCGGCTGGTTCGGAAACGGCTGTCGCTGCACTGAAGTCGGCACTGAACGCTGCGAACACCACGTACGAAACGGTTCAGAAGGCCACGAAGCAAGCCGTCGAAATCGCTGAAACGAACTTCAACGCTGCTGCTGCCGTCGCAACGAAGGCTGCTACCGCCGCTGCTGCACGTCGTACGAGCAAGCCGGCCGCGTAA
- the lpdA gene encoding dihydrolipoyl dehydrogenase produces the protein MSLIEVKVPDIGDFSGVDVIEVNVKPGDVIEKEQTLITLESDKASMEVPSDVAGTVKEIKVKAGEKVSQGTVIAIVEASAGAAAPAKAPEAAKPAAAAPAPAAAAPAPAPQAGSYAGAADIECDMLVLGAGPGGYSAAFRAADLGMKTVLVERYSTLGGVCLNVGCIPSKALLHTSLVVEEAAALASHGITFGKPEVDLDKLRDFKGGVVKKLTTGLAGMAKARKVEVVTGVGAFVDPFHMEVQGENGKKVVKFKQAIIAAGSQAVKLPFMPEDPRVVDSTGALELRQLPKRMLVIGGGIIGLEMATVYSTLGAEIDVVEMMDGLMMGADRDLVKVWEKYNAKRFGNVMLKTKTVGAEAKEDGIYVKFEGEKAPAEAQRYDLVLVAVGRSPNGKKIGADKAGVAVTDRGFIDVDKQMRTNVPHIFAIGDIVGQPMLAHKAVHEGHVAAEAAHGEKAYFDALQIPSVAYTDPEVAWAGKTEDQCKAEGIKYGKAVFPWAASGRAIANGRDEGFTKLIFDEETHRVIGGAIVGLNAGDLISEVCLAVEMGADAEDIGKTIHPHPTLGESVGMAAELYEGVCTDLPPQRKK, from the coding sequence ATGAGTCTCATCGAAGTCAAGGTTCCGGATATCGGCGATTTCAGCGGCGTCGATGTCATCGAAGTCAACGTCAAACCCGGCGACGTGATCGAAAAAGAGCAGACGCTCATCACGCTCGAATCCGATAAAGCCTCCATGGAGGTGCCCAGCGACGTCGCCGGCACCGTCAAGGAAATCAAGGTCAAGGCCGGCGAGAAAGTCTCGCAAGGCACCGTGATCGCCATCGTCGAAGCATCGGCTGGCGCCGCCGCACCCGCAAAAGCACCCGAAGCGGCCAAGCCCGCAGCTGCTGCGCCGGCACCGGCCGCCGCCGCTCCGGCACCCGCGCCGCAAGCCGGCAGCTACGCCGGTGCAGCCGACATCGAATGCGACATGCTCGTGCTCGGCGCCGGCCCCGGCGGCTACTCGGCCGCGTTCCGCGCCGCCGACCTCGGCATGAAGACGGTGCTCGTCGAACGCTACTCGACGCTCGGCGGCGTGTGCCTGAACGTGGGCTGCATCCCGTCGAAGGCGCTGCTGCATACGTCGCTCGTCGTCGAGGAAGCCGCGGCGCTCGCGTCGCACGGCATCACGTTCGGCAAGCCGGAAGTCGATCTCGACAAGCTGCGCGACTTCAAGGGCGGCGTCGTCAAGAAGCTGACGACGGGCCTCGCCGGCATGGCAAAGGCACGCAAGGTCGAAGTGGTCACGGGCGTCGGCGCATTCGTCGATCCGTTCCACATGGAAGTGCAGGGCGAAAACGGCAAGAAGGTCGTGAAGTTCAAGCAGGCCATCATCGCCGCGGGCTCGCAGGCCGTGAAGCTGCCGTTCATGCCGGAAGACCCGCGCGTCGTCGATTCGACCGGCGCACTCGAACTGCGCCAGCTGCCGAAGCGCATGCTCGTGATCGGCGGCGGCATCATCGGCCTCGAAATGGCCACGGTCTACTCGACGCTCGGCGCCGAGATCGACGTCGTCGAAATGATGGACGGCCTGATGATGGGCGCGGACCGCGATCTGGTGAAGGTCTGGGAAAAGTACAACGCGAAGCGCTTCGGCAACGTGATGCTGAAGACCAAGACGGTCGGCGCGGAAGCGAAGGAAGACGGCATCTACGTGAAGTTCGAGGGCGAGAAGGCCCCGGCGGAAGCGCAGCGCTACGACCTCGTGCTCGTCGCGGTGGGCCGCAGCCCGAACGGCAAGAAGATCGGCGCCGACAAGGCAGGTGTCGCGGTCACGGATCGCGGCTTCATCGACGTCGACAAGCAAATGCGCACGAACGTCCCGCACATCTTCGCGATCGGCGATATCGTCGGCCAGCCGATGCTCGCGCACAAGGCCGTGCATGAAGGCCACGTCGCAGCGGAAGCCGCACACGGCGAGAAGGCGTACTTCGACGCACTGCAGATCCCGTCGGTGGCGTACACCGATCCGGAAGTGGCGTGGGCCGGCAAGACGGAAGACCAGTGCAAGGCCGAAGGCATCAAGTACGGCAAGGCCGTGTTCCCGTGGGCCGCATCGGGCCGCGCGATCGCGAACGGCCGCGACGAAGGCTTCACGAAGCTGATCTTCGACGAGGAAACCCATCGCGTGATCGGTGGTGCCATCGTCGGCCTGAACGCGGGCGACCTGATCAGCGAAGTGTGCCTCGCCGTCGAGATGGGCGCGGACGCGGAAGACATCGGCAAGACGATCCATCCGCACCCGACGCTCGGCGAATCGGTCGGCATGGCCGCCGAGCTGTACGAAGGCGTTTGTACCGACCTGCCGCCGCAACGCAAGAAGTAA
- the aceF gene encoding dihydrolipoyllysine-residue acetyltransferase, which translates to MSQAIEVKVPDIGDYKDVPVIEIGVKVGDTVEPEQSLVTLESDKATMDVPSPVGGVVKEIKVKVGDSVSEGSLIILLEGGAAAQANGAAAPAAAPAPAAAPAAAAPAAAPAAAGGTLEVKVPDIGDYKDVPVIEIGVKVGDTVEKEQSLVTLESDKATMDVPSPAAGVVKEIKVKVGDSVSEGTLIVLLEAAGAAAAAPQASAPAPAAAAPAPAPAAAPAKAAPAPAAAAPAPAAASGEYRASHASPSVRKFARELGVEVARVQGSGPKGRITKEDVTGFVKGVMTGQRAAPAAAAAPAGGGELNLLPWPKVDFSKFGPFEAKPLSRIKKISGANLHRNWVMIPHVTNNDEADITELEALRVQLNKEHEKAGVKFTMLAFVIKAVVAALKKFPTFNASLDGDNLVFKQYYHIGFAADTPNGLVVPVIRDADKKGLVDIAKEMAELSKAARDGKLKPDQMQGGCFSISSLGGIGGTNFTPIINAPEVAILGLSRGQMKPVWDGKQFVPRLTLPLSLSYDHRVIDGAEAARFNAYLGALLADFRRIIL; encoded by the coding sequence ATGAGTCAAGCGATCGAAGTGAAGGTGCCGGATATCGGCGATTACAAGGACGTGCCGGTGATCGAGATCGGCGTGAAGGTCGGCGATACCGTCGAACCGGAGCAGTCGCTCGTCACGCTCGAGTCGGACAAGGCGACGATGGACGTGCCGAGCCCGGTCGGCGGCGTCGTGAAGGAAATCAAGGTCAAGGTGGGCGATTCCGTGTCGGAAGGCTCGCTGATCATCCTGCTCGAAGGCGGCGCCGCGGCGCAGGCGAACGGCGCGGCAGCGCCCGCTGCTGCTCCGGCTCCGGCGGCAGCGCCGGCTGCTGCAGCACCGGCGGCCGCACCGGCAGCTGCCGGCGGCACGCTCGAAGTGAAGGTCCCCGACATCGGCGACTACAAGGACGTGCCGGTGATCGAGATCGGCGTGAAGGTCGGCGACACGGTCGAGAAGGAGCAGTCGCTCGTCACGCTCGAGTCGGACAAGGCGACGATGGACGTGCCGAGCCCGGCCGCAGGCGTCGTGAAAGAGATCAAGGTGAAGGTGGGCGATTCGGTGTCGGAAGGCACGCTGATCGTGCTGCTCGAAGCCGCAGGCGCAGCGGCTGCCGCACCGCAGGCGAGCGCACCGGCTCCGGCCGCTGCCGCTCCGGCGCCGGCACCTGCCGCCGCACCGGCGAAGGCCGCCCCGGCACCGGCTGCTGCTGCGCCGGCGCCGGCCGCCGCGTCGGGCGAATACCGCGCGAGCCACGCGTCGCCGTCGGTGCGCAAGTTCGCACGTGAGCTCGGCGTCGAAGTTGCACGCGTGCAGGGCTCGGGTCCGAAGGGCCGCATTACGAAGGAAGACGTCACGGGCTTCGTGAAGGGCGTGATGACCGGCCAGCGCGCAGCACCGGCCGCGGCAGCCGCGCCGGCAGGCGGCGGCGAGCTGAACCTGCTGCCGTGGCCGAAGGTCGACTTCTCGAAGTTCGGCCCGTTCGAAGCGAAGCCGCTGTCGCGCATCAAGAAGATCTCGGGCGCGAACCTGCATCGCAACTGGGTGATGATCCCGCACGTCACGAACAACGACGAAGCGGACATCACCGAGCTCGAAGCACTGCGCGTGCAGCTGAACAAGGAGCACGAGAAGGCGGGCGTGAAGTTCACGATGCTCGCGTTCGTGATCAAGGCGGTCGTCGCCGCGCTGAAGAAATTCCCGACGTTCAACGCGAGCCTCGACGGCGACAACCTGGTGTTCAAGCAGTACTACCACATCGGTTTCGCCGCCGATACGCCGAACGGTCTCGTCGTGCCGGTGATCCGCGATGCGGACAAGAAGGGGCTCGTCGACATCGCGAAGGAAATGGCCGAGCTGTCGAAGGCCGCACGCGACGGCAAGCTGAAGCCGGACCAGATGCAAGGCGGTTGCTTCTCGATCTCGTCGCTCGGCGGGATCGGCGGCACCAACTTCACGCCGATCATCAACGCGCCGGAAGTGGCGATCCTCGGGTTGTCGCGCGGCCAGATGAAGCCGGTGTGGGACGGCAAGCAGTTCGTGCCGCGGCTTACGCTGCCGCTGTCGCTGTCGTATGACCATCGTGTGATCGATGGCGCCGAAGCCGCGCGGTTCAATGCGTATCTCGGTGCGTTGCTCGCCGATTTCCGTCGCATCATTCTTTGA